A genomic region of ANME-2 cluster archaeon contains the following coding sequences:
- a CDS encoding bifunctional precorrin-2 dehydrogenase/sirohydrochlorin ferrochelatase, translating to MTDKPGNKLLQDSEPNLFPLMIDMNDRKVVIFGGGKVGERKAALFVRYAPTTVLSRDFTPLLQDLAGEELKLIETTGTLSDDEILDYIDGAFLVIPTTNDREFNIRVANIAHGRSCLVNSVDGLDDCAIPSIVERGNITIAISTRGASPALSKYMRKKIETVIPAEFETMAQLQKEMRVRLKASIPDQRERAGILWAILEDEDVWNALTHSYEQALEIALIHISNGNN from the coding sequence TTGACTGACAAACCCGGTAACAAATTATTGCAGGATAGTGAACCTAACCTCTTTCCGTTGATGATAGATATGAATGACCGGAAGGTGGTCATATTCGGAGGCGGAAAGGTGGGTGAGCGAAAAGCGGCTTTGTTTGTAAGATATGCTCCAACCACGGTACTCAGCCGCGATTTTACCCCCTTGCTTCAAGACCTGGCTGGAGAGGAGTTAAAACTCATTGAAACCACAGGTACCTTATCCGATGATGAGATACTGGATTACATCGACGGCGCATTCCTGGTCATACCGACTACGAACGACAGGGAATTTAATATCAGGGTCGCAAACATTGCACATGGACGGAGCTGCCTGGTAAATTCAGTAGATGGACTGGATGATTGTGCAATACCGTCTATTGTCGAAAGAGGCAACATTACCATTGCCATTTCAACGAGGGGGGCCAGTCCTGCCCTTTCAAAATATATGAGGAAAAAGATCGAAACCGTGATACCTGCCGAGTTCGAGACCATGGCACAACTGCAAAAAGAGATGAGAGTTCGACTCAAAGCGAGTATTCCCGACCAGAGAGAACGGGCAGGCATATTGTGGGCAATTCTTGAAGATGAAGATGTATGGAATGCACTGACACATTCATATGAACAGGCATTGGAAATCGCCCTAATACATATATCAAATGGAAATAATTAA
- a CDS encoding AsnC family transcriptional regulator, translating into MDEIDTQLLKTIQDGIPITSRPFKKVARQLGISEIQVLERIGKLHHDGIIRRFGASVGHRAIGFTANAMCTWNVPDSRVEDVGAIMAGFSEVTHCYERPRRDGWPYNLFTMVHAYTRDECRKVAKQISNATGIEDYNILFSEKEFKKTGVRL; encoded by the coding sequence ATGGACGAAATTGATACTCAACTATTAAAGACCATTCAGGACGGTATCCCGATAACTTCCAGGCCATTCAAAAAAGTCGCAAGACAATTAGGGATTTCAGAGATCCAGGTACTGGAAAGGATAGGTAAATTGCATCATGACGGGATCATCAGGCGGTTTGGTGCATCAGTTGGACACAGGGCCATTGGCTTTACTGCAAATGCCATGTGTACCTGGAATGTACCTGATTCCCGGGTAGAAGATGTGGGTGCAATTATGGCTGGATTTTCAGAGGTAACTCATTGCTATGAACGACCTAGACGAGACGGATGGCCCTATAACCTGTTCACCATGGTTCATGCATATACCAGGGATGAATGCAGGAAAGTAGCAAAACAGATATCCAATGCCACTGGTATCGAAGATTATAATATTTTATTCAGTGAGAAGGAATTTAAAAAGACAGGAGTCAGGCTTTGA
- a CDS encoding cytidine/deoxycytidylate deaminase family protein yields the protein MVQRPTIDEYFMEIARVVAKRSTCLRNQVGAVIVLDKRILSTGYNGAPRNLQHCLDIGCIRQQQNIASGTRHELCRAVHAEQNAIIQSALHGVSIGSATLYCTHQPCILCAKMIINSNIKKVVFSNNYPDEEAIRFFDKAGVEIVSFPVSSD from the coding sequence ATGGTTCAAAGACCCACAATAGATGAGTATTTCATGGAAATAGCCCGGGTAGTGGCCAAGCGTTCCACCTGTTTAAGAAACCAGGTAGGCGCAGTCATTGTTCTTGATAAGCGCATACTTTCCACAGGATATAACGGCGCACCCCGCAATCTGCAGCACTGTCTTGATATAGGTTGCATACGCCAGCAACAGAACATTGCATCAGGTACCAGGCACGAATTGTGCAGGGCAGTACATGCTGAACAAAACGCCATTATCCAGTCTGCTTTACATGGCGTCAGTATCGGGAGCGCCACATTATATTGTACCCACCAGCCATGCATATTATGTGCCAAGATGATAATTAATTCAAATATTAAAAAAGTCGTATTCTCTAACAATTACCCTGATGAAGAGGCAATAAGATTTTTTGACAAGGCAGGTGTGGAGATCGTAAGTTTTCCTGTATCTTCGGACTGA
- a CDS encoding protein translocase subunit SecF, which yields METKDIDSYIDSYLGRFSTNQMIGIPLVIFFISLLILGWSVYAHGSPVELGVEFTGGTVLTVVSESSYKEVQEEFTSRFPETPPYSARDAGGGRVMLQFGPMNEAQQTQLNNYISSTYGKDVALKHMSAVYGENLQRSAVKAVLYAFLGMAVIVYLIFKSPVPSAAVVLSAGSDIIIAATLMDLFGIALSLGTVAALLMLIGYSVDSDILLTTRLLKRRGDTDEKIRAAMKTGLTMTLTTIAAVLVLFVVSTFAGLISSYSRIDIISEISIVLIFGLITDLMNTWMLNTGILKWYLARGTPDKKGKRGRKR from the coding sequence ATGGAGACTAAAGACATAGATAGTTATATTGATTCATATCTGGGACGGTTCTCAACCAACCAGATGATAGGGATCCCACTGGTGATATTCTTCATATCACTACTGATACTGGGCTGGTCAGTTTATGCCCATGGAAGTCCTGTGGAGCTGGGCGTGGAATTTACCGGAGGAACTGTGCTCACCGTTGTTTCGGAATCGTCCTATAAAGAGGTTCAGGAGGAATTCACGTCCAGGTTCCCGGAAACACCACCATACAGTGCAAGGGATGCGGGCGGCGGACGTGTTATGTTGCAGTTCGGTCCAATGAACGAAGCCCAGCAGACGCAGTTGAACAATTATATCTCATCCACGTATGGCAAAGATGTTGCCCTGAAACATATGAGTGCAGTATATGGCGAAAATCTGCAACGCAGTGCTGTCAAGGCCGTATTATATGCATTTTTGGGAATGGCTGTGATAGTGTATTTAATATTCAAGTCTCCAGTACCCTCAGCAGCAGTGGTATTGTCTGCCGGGTCTGATATTATCATTGCCGCAACACTCATGGACCTGTTCGGTATTGCCCTGTCCCTTGGCACGGTGGCAGCATTGCTCATGTTGATAGGTTATTCAGTAGACAGTGACATCCTGCTTACTACAAGGTTACTCAAACGGAGGGGTGATACTGATGAAAAGATACGGGCTGCAATGAAGACCGGCCTTACTATGACCTTGACCACAATAGCAGCTGTTCTCGTACTTTTCGTGGTAAGCACTTTTGCCGGTCTAATTTCATCCTATTCCAGGATAGACATCATCAGTGAGATTTCAATCGTATTGATTTTCGGCCTGATCACTGACCTGATGAACACGTGGATGCTGAATACTGGCATCCTCAAATGGTATCTTGCACGAGGTACACCTGACAAAAAGGGCAAGAGGGGGCGAAAACGATGA
- a CDS encoding preprotein translocase subunit SecD yields MNGEDVERGLSSDPRVMLMVGALLISLILLFLPAVFPELGVGGLKYGLDLDGGSWLHLKPEGAMVQVDADMGNIIAHDYGIFLNETVTITQQTTSSVTFETHRSVTAKGIESLGFGQAAVSSRGGVYSILLQTDKKTAITKYLENQYKTEVVVFDDGEGIRYEIRKKTSPEELAAILQPVGGSVTAYEDGVSITTLTETKEILEDKLNLFGLSDIKPVIVGREYILIDLAGIDIDTAMKLAATPGKFEIRVQIANNESVHAVYGEDVQSVGFHKMEDNVWGVPFKLTQQGADALRQVAIETNAVGDPDNHEITMYLDKKVIYSAPLSYSLAQSMRVVPIQDLVASFGSDTGSEDNARELESHLKAGALPVNVEVIGSGQVPASLGSEFKELTAIAGLLAIITVSFMVFLRYRRKEIMLPMIITSLSEVVMILGFASAVKWQLDLPAITGIIAVIGTGIDHLVVITDEVLYEGKLPPTKVYNSRINRAFGIIFAAASTTIIAMIWLVWMGFGALKGFALTTIVGVLIGVLIARPVYARIIKHVLEEGQE; encoded by the coding sequence ATGAATGGCGAAGACGTGGAGAGAGGATTGAGCAGCGACCCCAGGGTCATGTTGATGGTAGGTGCACTATTGATCTCATTGATCTTGTTGTTCCTGCCTGCTGTGTTTCCTGAACTTGGTGTCGGCGGGCTCAAGTACGGCCTTGACCTGGACGGAGGTTCGTGGCTCCACCTGAAACCTGAAGGCGCCATGGTGCAGGTGGATGCTGATATGGGGAATATCATCGCACATGATTATGGGATATTCCTGAATGAAACCGTGACAATCACCCAGCAGACCACATCTTCGGTGACCTTTGAAACCCACCGGTCCGTTACTGCCAAAGGGATAGAATCCCTGGGTTTCGGACAGGCAGCTGTATCCAGCAGGGGCGGTGTTTATTCTATTTTACTCCAGACTGATAAAAAAACAGCGATCACCAAATACCTGGAAAACCAGTACAAAACAGAAGTAGTGGTCTTTGATGACGGGGAGGGTATCAGGTATGAGATAAGAAAGAAAACCTCTCCGGAGGAACTTGCTGCCATACTGCAGCCGGTTGGGGGTTCAGTGACAGCATATGAAGACGGTGTATCAATAACTACCTTAACTGAGACCAAGGAGATCCTTGAGGATAAATTGAACCTGTTCGGGTTGAGCGATATTAAACCTGTCATCGTAGGGCGGGAATATATCCTCATTGACCTGGCAGGAATTGATATTGATACGGCAATGAAACTGGCCGCCACACCTGGTAAGTTCGAAATACGCGTACAGATAGCGAATAACGAGAGCGTGCATGCCGTATATGGCGAGGATGTACAGTCTGTTGGTTTCCATAAGATGGAAGACAATGTCTGGGGTGTGCCGTTCAAACTTACACAGCAGGGTGCTGATGCACTGAGACAGGTGGCAATTGAGACCAACGCGGTCGGTGACCCGGATAATCACGAGATCACCATGTACCTGGATAAAAAAGTAATATACAGCGCTCCCCTGTCGTATTCGCTTGCACAGAGCATGAGAGTTGTGCCTATACAGGATCTGGTGGCGTCATTTGGTAGCGATACTGGCAGCGAGGATAATGCAAGGGAACTTGAATCCCATTTGAAGGCAGGAGCTCTTCCTGTTAACGTAGAGGTCATAGGTTCAGGTCAGGTGCCTGCATCCCTTGGTAGCGAGTTCAAGGAACTCACTGCAATAGCTGGCCTGCTTGCCATTATCACTGTATCGTTCATGGTCTTTTTGAGATATCGCAGAAAGGAGATCATGCTGCCGATGATAATCACTTCGCTCAGTGAAGTGGTGATGATTCTGGGGTTTGCATCAGCAGTGAAATGGCAGCTTGACCTGCCAGCAATAACAGGTATCATTGCGGTCATAGGTACCGGTATTGACCATCTTGTGGTCATCACCGATGAAGTACTGTATGAGGGAAAATTGCCGCCGACCAAGGTATACAATTCCAGGATAAACAGGGCGTTCGGCATTATTTTTGCAGCAGCTTCCACCACCATTATCGCCATGATATGGCTGGTATGGATGGGATTCGGTGCACTGAAAGGATTTGCATTGACCACTATCGTGGGCGTGCTGATAGGCGTGCTCATAGCCAGGCCGGTCTATGCCAGGATAATCAAACATGTGCTGGAAGAAGGCCAGGAATGA
- the thiI gene encoding tRNA 4-thiouridine(8) synthase ThiI, protein MNMSRPPDDVVLIRYGEIALKSRNVRDRYEKTLISNITSMLDATGTSYDSVSRDWGRIYIHTADPAAPQAAARVFGVVSVSPAITCEPTLESVSSLAADVGQDIIGEGQSFGIRPRRTGNHDFSSRDVGIACGDAVWQRIEQQGPSVDLTNPDVEIFVEVRQNHAFVYTDVVKGVGGLPLGTQGKMVALVSGGIDSPVAAWLLMKRGCEIIPVYVNNDPFSDETTRQRALECIRVLQTWAPGHSLKVYEVPGGESQVSFLSDCQRRYTCVLCRRMMYRIAAGIMEKEHAHGIITGASLGQVASQTSQNMLAETCGIHVPIYHPLIGLDKTEIVDIARNIGSYDASTRPATCCTAVPEKPATSAKCGDVCGEEAKIDVEELLRAALSGSKIVDLSEYS, encoded by the coding sequence ATGAACATGAGCCGCCCCCCCGATGATGTGGTATTAATACGGTATGGCGAGATTGCCCTCAAGAGCAGGAATGTGAGAGACCGCTACGAGAAGACATTGATATCCAATATTACCTCAATGCTCGATGCCACGGGCACATCCTACGATTCCGTATCCAGGGATTGGGGGCGTATTTACATCCATACTGCCGACCCTGCAGCTCCCCAGGCAGCAGCAAGGGTGTTCGGTGTGGTCTCGGTGAGCCCGGCTATAACCTGTGAACCTACACTGGAATCTGTTTCATCACTGGCTGCCGATGTAGGACAGGATATCATCGGTGAAGGACAGTCATTTGGCATCAGGCCCAGGCGTACCGGGAATCATGATTTTTCCAGCCGGGATGTCGGGATTGCCTGTGGAGATGCTGTCTGGCAGAGGATAGAGCAACAGGGTCCGAGCGTGGATTTGACCAATCCTGACGTGGAGATATTTGTGGAGGTCAGGCAGAACCACGCTTTCGTGTATACCGATGTGGTCAAAGGAGTGGGCGGACTGCCCCTTGGCACCCAGGGTAAAATGGTAGCTCTGGTATCAGGAGGTATCGACTCGCCAGTTGCAGCATGGCTCTTGATGAAACGTGGCTGTGAGATCATTCCGGTCTATGTCAACAATGATCCCTTCTCAGACGAGACCACCAGGCAAAGAGCACTGGAATGTATCAGGGTGCTGCAGACATGGGCTCCCGGCCATTCCCTCAAGGTCTATGAAGTACCGGGTGGTGAAAGCCAGGTATCGTTTTTATCAGACTGCCAGCGCCGCTATACCTGTGTGCTCTGCAGAAGGATGATGTACAGGATTGCCGCCGGTATCATGGAAAAGGAACATGCCCACGGTATAATCACCGGTGCATCCCTGGGTCAGGTAGCCAGCCAGACCTCACAGAACATGCTGGCTGAAACCTGCGGGATCCATGTACCTATCTACCATCCCCTCATAGGTCTTGACAAGACTGAGATTGTTGATATTGCACGGAATATTGGCAGTTATGATGCCTCTACCAGACCTGCCACCTGTTGTACAGCAGTACCCGAAAAACCTGCCACGTCTGCAAAATGTGGTGATGTATGCGGTGAAGAGGCAAAAATAGATGTTGAAGAACTGCTCAGAGCTGCCCTTTCTGGCTCAAAAATCGTTGACCTCTCCGAGTACAGTTAG